The [Eubacterium] eligens ATCC 27750 genome segment TTTTCCAAGAACAAAATTAACAACTCCACCATAAATATACCTCAATATTGCTACCGGAATAATAGCACCTATAAGTCCTATAACGATACCTTCTACGAAGAATGGCGCATTAACAAATGCATCCGTAGCTCCTATATATTTCATGATTGATATCTCATCTTTTCGTACTGTAATACCAATTACAATTGTATTAGTAATAAGGAATATAGATACCGCAAGAAGAACAACAATTACTGCAACTGCAACATAACTTACAAGTCTTGCTGCACTGGCAAGTCCGCTTGCTGTAACCTCTGAACGGTTAACCTGTCTTATTCCATCCTTATTCTCTAGGTACTTAACCAGTGTACCCTGATTACTTGCATCCTTAAGATATATTTCATAAGAAGAAGAATTAGCTAAAGGATTATCATCCTTGAATCCTTCTGCAAGTTCAGGATATGCAGCGAAATACTCACTCTTAAAGCTTTCCCATGCATCATCTGCAGACACATACTGAACTCTTGATACTTCTTCTCTTTTACTGATTTCATCTCCAAGCTTCTTAATATCTGTCTCACTGAGATCTTCGTCAAAGAAAACTGTTACACAGACCTCTGTCTCAGCCTTCTTAATCATATACTGGAAATTAACCACTATAGAATAGAACACTCCAAAAAGGAATATACATGCTGTAATTGTTGCTATTGATGCCAGTGAGAACATCTTATTACGATGGATGTTCTTAAATCCATCTTTAATATGATATGCTAATGACCTAATCTTCATAGAAATAACCACCCTTTTCCTGATCGCTGATAATCTTTCCTTCACTCATAGTAATAGTTCTCTTCTTCATCTGCTGAACTATCTCCATATTATGGGTAACTACAAGTACTGTTGTTCCCTGCTTATTAACCTGATTAAGAATCTTCATGATTTCATTAGAATTGGCAGGATCAAGGTTACCTGTTGGCTCGTCACACAACAATATAGCCGGCTTGTTAACCAGCGCTCTTGCAATTGCGATTCTCTGCTGCTCACCACCTGATAACTCATTAGGAAAAGCCTTATATTTGTCAAGAAGTCCTACCATGGAAAGCATCGCAAGTACTCTTGACTTAATCTTTCTGTTAGGAGCTTCTACTACCTTCTGTGCAAATGCGATATTCTCATATACATTTCTGTCTGGTAACAGACGGAAATCCTGGAATACTACACCAATATCTCTTCTAAGATACGGAAGCTTCTTTCTTGTTATCTTATTGAGATATTTCTTATTAACATATATCTTACCTGATGTAGGATCTAATTCCTTAAGTAATAGTTTGATAAGAGTCGACTTACCTGAACCACTCTTACCTACTATAAATACGAATTCACCTTTCTGGATGTGAAGATTAATTCCATTAAGCGCAGCAACGCCAGTGGAATATGTCTTCGTAACATCTTCCATGATTATCATGTATCATTTCCTCCAAAAATCACTAAAATGTATCTTTACTTTCCATATACTTCATGTACTTAACTACCATAAGAGCAATCTTAAATGTTATTGCATCATCAAACACTCTGAGGTCAAGCCCGGTTATCTTCTGTATCTTATCCAGTCTGTAAACAAGTGTATTTCTGTGAATGTAAAGCTGTCTTGATGTCTCTGAAACATTAAGGCTGTTCTCAAAGAACTTATTAATTGTTGACAGAGTCTCATCGTCAAAATCATCAGGAGCCTTTCCTTCAAATATCTCCTTAATGAACATCTGACATAATGGTATAGGAAGCTGATATATAAGACGGCCTATTCCTAATCTGTTGTAAGCAACAACATTCTTATTGCTGTAGAAAATCTTTCCCACATCAAGTGCCATCTTTGCTTCCTTGTAAGATCTTGAAACCTCCCTTATATCATTAACAATTGTACCATAAGCAACATGTGCCGCACTCATCGCCTCAGTGTTTAACATATCAATTATAACATCAGCTGTCTTGTCAAGTTCATCATATGACTCATTGCCTTTAACTTCCTTAACAAGAATTATACTCTTCTCGTCAACTGCTGTAATGAAATCTCTTGTCTTATTAGCAAAAAGTGTTCTTACTGTCTCTAACGCACTTGTATCCTTCTCATGCTTAGTTTCAATAATATATACAACTCTCTTCACATCTGTTTCAATATGAAGCTTTTCTGCTCTTGTGTACATATCAACACGAAGAAGATTATCAAGCAGAAGATTCTTGATAAAGTTATCTTTATCAAATCTTTCTTTATATGCAACCAGAAGATTCTGAATCTGGAAAGCAGCCAGCTTTCCAACCATATATACATCATCGCTTGTGCCTCTTGCCATAATTATATACTCAAGATTTCCTTCATCCTCAACCTTAAAAAACTGAAAACCATTAACTGCCTGACTCTCTGCTGGCGAATCAATAAAACTAATCGCATCCGCGAGGCATTCTGAAACATTATCAAAAGTCTTGGCTGCAACATTCTTATCTGCATCCACAATGCACAAATCCACTCGTGAAATAGCCTTAAGTCCATCTACAGTTGTCTGTAAAATTCTATTAGATATCATTGTTATCCCTTTCTGTCTACCACATTCCCTTTATTCGCACATATTCTATCTTATTGTAAAGCAAAATGAATAAAAAAAAAAGAGAAAATGCAAATTTATTGCATTTTCCCTTAATAATTAAGATTAATTTAATAATTAGTGTGTGAT includes the following:
- the ftsX gene encoding permease-like cell division protein FtsX; protein product: MKIRSLAYHIKDGFKNIHRNKMFSLASIATITACIFLFGVFYSIVVNFQYMIKKAETEVCVTVFFDEDLSETDIKKLGDEISKREEVSRVQYVSADDAWESFKSEYFAAYPELAEGFKDDNPLANSSSYEIYLKDASNQGTLVKYLENKDGIRQVNRSEVTASGLASAARLVSYVAVAVIVVLLAVSIFLITNTIVIGITVRKDEISIMKYIGATDAFVNAPFFVEGIVIGLIGAIIPVAILRYIYGGVVNFVLGKFSVLQNILAFMPASEVFEVLIPVAVILGIGIGLIGSFFAVRKHADV
- the ftsE gene encoding cell division ATP-binding protein FtsE, whose translation is MIIMEDVTKTYSTGVAALNGINLHIQKGEFVFIVGKSGSGKSTLIKLLLKELDPTSGKIYVNKKYLNKITRKKLPYLRRDIGVVFQDFRLLPDRNVYENIAFAQKVVEAPNRKIKSRVLAMLSMVGLLDKYKAFPNELSGGEQQRIAIARALVNKPAILLCDEPTGNLDPANSNEIMKILNQVNKQGTTVLVVTHNMEIVQQMKKRTITMSEGKIISDQEKGGYFYED
- a CDS encoding PucR family transcriptional regulator produces the protein MISNRILQTTVDGLKAISRVDLCIVDADKNVAAKTFDNVSECLADAISFIDSPAESQAVNGFQFFKVEDEGNLEYIIMARGTSDDVYMVGKLAAFQIQNLLVAYKERFDKDNFIKNLLLDNLLRVDMYTRAEKLHIETDVKRVVYIIETKHEKDTSALETVRTLFANKTRDFITAVDEKSIILVKEVKGNESYDELDKTADVIIDMLNTEAMSAAHVAYGTIVNDIREVSRSYKEAKMALDVGKIFYSNKNVVAYNRLGIGRLIYQLPIPLCQMFIKEIFEGKAPDDFDDETLSTINKFFENSLNVSETSRQLYIHRNTLVYRLDKIQKITGLDLRVFDDAITFKIALMVVKYMKYMESKDTF